Part of the Zea mays cultivar B73 chromosome 4, Zm-B73-REFERENCE-NAM-5.0, whole genome shotgun sequence genome is shown below.
GAATCTTCTTGTTCTCCGACTTGGACTTATCCTTCTCACGATCATGTAGCTTCTCTCTTCGCTCATCGCTAGGACGACCTTCACTGGATCTCCTATTCCTATCCTTCTCTGTGTCAGCCTTCTCTTCCTTTGAGTTAGAAACTGAGATGCGCTTGGCAAACTCAGCAGCTGCTGCGACATTTGCCCCAGTCGAAGAATTAGCCTGTACGGCTTGTAATTCTTCATTGTAGTCGATAGGTACTAGAGGTCTTATGCTTTTATCAACATTATTTTCATCATCCTCTTCAGCAAAAACTGATGGAACAGATGTCCTTTTGCCCAAGCCAATCAAACCAAAACCCAGTTTCTTTACTGGGACATTGTTGTTTTGCTTGGTATGACTAGGTACCATGCTTATTTCCTCACTGTTATTTTCCTTACCAAGTCCACCTGGccaatgagaaaaagaaaagaatgaaACTAAAAGATGGAAATGTGGACATGTGGTAAGACTCCAAAAAGACATTCACACTTACCAGCACCAACACTATTAGCAAAGCTCGGGATGTTATCAGCTTCCACAACAGACGGCTCGTTTTGTGCATCTGTTTCTTTTTCGTCGTCAGCATCAACCTCCATAAGTGTAGCAGACTCTTCAGCAGCTGCAGCCGCTGCTGCAGCTGCTTCATCTGCTTGCTGTTGCAACTCTACAGCCCGCCGCCTTGCTTCTGCAATTTCCTCTTCCTCCCTTATTTTATCTGCCAAATCTTCCTCCTTTTCACGTTGCCGCCTTCTTTTCCTATCTTCAAGTGAACTACTACTCCTTCGCTTCCTTTTCCTATTATCCTCTTCGTCGCTCTCATCTTCCTGCTTCAGGATCTCCCTTCTGCGGTTATGTTCTCTATCTTTTTCTTTCTCCTTTTCACTATATCTCTGatattctttctctctctccctagATTCCCACTCCTTAAGGCGATCCCTGTATAGTCTATCAACTTCTCTATGCTTATGATCCTTCTCCCTATCCCTCCGTATCCTTTCACGTTCGCGTTCACGGTCATGCCTTTCAATATCTTTGTCCCGTTTATCCTTATCATGCTCTCTATCCTTCCTCCTATCAGGAGAGGCAGTTTCAGATCTTTCAGTTTCATTGACTGCTCTTTTAACAGTGTCAGCATCAGTCTTATCAGCAGAATCTGCGATTGTAAAAATATATATTAAAGAAAATGCTATTATTGGGCAAAATGAAGTAACCATAATTAGGAGAACTCAGTACCATTTTTTGCCTTATCTACACCAGAGCTATCCGCCGATGGTTGaactggtggaggtggaggtggcggtCTAGTCTTTAACCACTGCTCAATCATACTGCTTATTTTTTCTGCGACGTCTTTATCAGCTTGAGAGTCTTCATCAGTAACAATCCCAAATTTCTTAGTGCTCTCGTCACTGTCCTTGTCTCCAGCATCTCCTGTCTCCTTATCTGATTCATCAGGAACAGATTTTGATGATTCATTTTCAGCAACAGCTGTAGTTCCATCCCCACTTGCATCTTTTGACTTCACTTGTGCTCTCTTCTTTTCCTCAACATGTTTCTTCAGGTACTCCTTGGTGGCATCATTTATATTAATCTGGTATCAGAAAATGGAACAGATACATTATATAAAATTATCATTAGTTTAAGAACCTACTGAAAGTTATCATTGCATTCATAGGACGAATAAAAGTTAAATCAATGCGCATTCGTATAGTATTATATTACAGAAAAATTCTAAGCTTAAGTATAGTACTTTGGGGTGGTAATGGGCTCTAAAATTTACACTATGAAATTTAAGGATCGAATCAGATTAAGATCGGGTTCTATcgctattcatttttgaactaaaaataCTTAAGGGCTCAAACTTATTGcgaagaaacatttggatcatgatccattaccacccctaataGTACTAAAGCAATAAGCATTCATATAACATTTGATTGGTGCCGGTATCCGATGATATGCGAAAGTGTATTCGTATTCGTTTTTAAATCTGGAAACATATGTAGTGAAGGCACTATCCATTCTGATCCATTTTCACCCCGAACTTTGGTATCTCAAAGTTGCCCCCTGAACAATGTAAAAGAAACCAGAACATGGTCATGACGTGATAAGAGACTATTACTA
Proteins encoded:
- the LOC103653436 gene encoding RNA-binding protein 25 isoform X2, producing MPRYPAPYPMVRPGFVPRPMPPPGVVTIQRPPIISGIRAIPPLVALTARPPPPAVMLADKPPTAVYVGKIAPTVDNGFLLSLLQLCGPVKSWKRAEDPSNGKPKGFGFCEFESAEGILRATRLLNKLSLDGQELVININDATKEYLKKHVEEKKRAQVKSKDASGDGTTAVAENESSKSVPDESDKETGDAGDKDSDESTKKFGIVTDEDSQADKDVAEKISSMIEQWLKTRPPPPPPPVQPSADSSGVDKAKNDSADKTDADTVKRAVNETERSETASPDRRKDREHDKDKRDKDIERHDRERERERIRRDREKDHKHREVDRLYRDRLKEWESREREKEYQRYSEKEKEKDREHNRRREILKQEDESDEEDNRKRKRRSSSSLEDRKRRRQREKEEDLADKIREEEEIAEARRRAVELQQQADEAAAAAAAAAEESATLMEVDADDEKETDAQNEPSVVEADNIPSFANSVGAGGLGKENNSEEISMVPSHTKQNNNVPVKKLGFGLIGLGKRTSVPSVFAEEDDENNVDKSIRPLVPIDYNEELQAVQANSSTGANVAAAAEFAKRISVSNSKEEKADTEKDRNRRSSEGRPSDERREKLHDREKDKSKSENKKILDAKQLIDMIPRTKEELFAYDINWVIYDKNELHERMRPWISKKIIEFLGEEESTLVDYIVSCTKDHVQAEKMLELLQSILDVEAEMFVLKMWRMLIFEIKKVESGLSGRAK
- the LOC103653436 gene encoding RNA-binding protein 25 isoform X1 codes for the protein MAAVAPPPDNMDPPPATPPAATPAATLTPPPAATSTPPNPATPGPAAPSPNPNLPPAPASAPPAAFAPPMPPAPVSFAATFRPLGAPAPPPPHQVPQYGALPPNPGYPMPPPMQPPGVPVVMPPGSVRPPVMYGPPQPGAYMPQQGAAVPHPGMPRYPAPYPMVRPGFVPRPMPPPGVVTIQRPPIISGIRAIPPLVALTARPPPPAVMLADKPPTAVYVGKIAPTVDNGFLLSLLQLCGPVKSWKRAEDPSNGKPKGFGFCEFESAEGILRATRLLNKLSLDGQELVININDATKEYLKKHVEEKKRAQVKSKDASGDGTTAVAENESSKSVPDESDKETGDAGDKDSDESTKKFGIVTDEDSQADKDVAEKISSMIEQWLKTRPPPPPPPVQPSADSSGVDKAKNDSADKTDADTVKRAVNETERSETASPDRRKDREHDKDKRDKDIERHDRERERERIRRDREKDHKHREVDRLYRDRLKEWESREREKEYQRYSEKEKEKDREHNRRREILKQEDESDEEDNRKRKRRSSSSLEDRKRRRQREKEEDLADKIREEEEIAEARRRAVELQQQADEAAAAAAAAAEESATLMEVDADDEKETDAQNEPSVVEADNIPSFANSVGAGGLGKENNSEEISMVPSHTKQNNNVPVKKLGFGLIGLGKRTSVPSVFAEEDDENNVDKSIRPLVPIDYNEELQAVQANSSTGANVAAAAEFAKRISVSNSKEEKADTEKDRNRRSSEGRPSDERREKLHDREKDKSKSENKKILDAKQLIDMIPRTKEELFAYDINWVIYDKNELHERMRPWISKKIIEFLGEEESTLVDYIVSCTKDHVQAEKMLELLQSILDVEAEMFVLKMWRMLIFEIKKVESGLSGRAK
- the LOC103653436 gene encoding RNA-binding protein 25 isoform X3, with product MCYVVSMCFTSLVYLLMWLHRCCLSVSAGMPRYPAPYPMVRPGFVPRPMPPPGVVTIQRPPIISGIRAIPPLVALTARPPPPAVMLADKPPTAVYVGKIAPTVDNGFLLSLLQLCGPVKSWKRAEDPSNGKPKGFGFCEFESAEGILRATRLLNKLSLDGQELVININDATKEYLKKHVEEKKRAQVKSKDASGDGTTAVAENESSKSVPDESDKETGDAGDKDSDESTKKFGIVTDEDSQADKDVAEKISSMIEQWLKTRPPPPPPPVQPSADSSGVDKAKNDSADKTDADTVKRAVNETERSETASPDRRKDREHDKDKRDKDIERHDRERERERIRRDREKDHKHREVDRLYRDRLKEWESREREKEYQRYSEKEKEKDREHNRRREILKQEDESDEEDNRKRKRRSSSSLEDRKRRRQREKEEDLADKIREEEEIAEARRRAVELQQQADEAAAAAAAAAEESATLMEVDADDEKETDAQNEPSVVEADNIPSFANSVGAGGLGKENNSEEISMVPSHTKQNNNVPVKKLGFGLIGLGKRTSVPSVFAEEDDENNVDKSIRPLVPIDYNEELQAVQANSSTGANVAAAAEFAKRISVSNSKEEKADTEKDRNRRSSEGRPSDERREKLHDREKDKSKSENKKILDAKQLIDMIPRTKEELFAYDINWVIYDKNELHERMRPWISKKIIEFLGEEESTLVDYIVSCTKDHVQAEKMLELLQSILDVEAEMFVLKMWRMLIFEIKKVESGLSGRAK